A stretch of Candidatus Vicinibacter affinis DNA encodes these proteins:
- a CDS encoding riboflavin synthase translates to MFTGIIEVIGKIADLERKNGNLELRVASEISKFVKIDESISHNGVCLTVVECDSKTHRVTIIEETIHKTAFNNVKIGDLINLERSLKIGDRLSGHFVQGHVDGTSRCLAIGTLEGSHVFRFGLEPEYALYIVQKGSVCVNGTSLTVSDLGKDFFEVSIIPYTYQNTNLKTLNVGDLVNIEFDVLGKYIVRSIEQRNHSD, encoded by the coding sequence ATGTTTACAGGAATCATTGAGGTTATTGGAAAAATAGCAGACCTAGAAAGAAAAAATGGAAATCTTGAACTACGAGTAGCTTCTGAGATAAGTAAATTTGTTAAAATTGATGAAAGCATTTCACACAATGGAGTCTGTCTTACGGTAGTTGAATGTGATTCTAAAACCCATCGGGTGACTATAATTGAAGAAACCATTCATAAGACTGCATTCAATAATGTTAAAATTGGAGATCTTATTAATCTTGAACGATCACTTAAAATTGGTGACCGTTTGAGTGGTCATTTTGTTCAAGGTCATGTAGATGGCACGTCACGTTGTCTTGCCATAGGTACCCTTGAAGGAAGCCATGTATTTAGATTTGGCCTTGAGCCAGAATATGCCCTTTACATTGTTCAAAAAGGCTCCGTTTGTGTCAATGGGACAAGTCTTACTGTTTCTGATTTAGGAAAAGATTTTTTTGAAGTTTCAATAATTCCGTACACGTATCAAAATACTAATTTAAAAACACTAAACGTGGGTGATTTAGTAAATATAGAATTTGATGTGTTGGGGAAATATATTGTGAGATCCATTGAGCAAAGGAATCATTCGGATTGA